The Bradyrhizobium ottawaense genome window below encodes:
- a CDS encoding CoA-transferase: protein MSEACTSRELMIYTISRLLKGVRHVAVGQSSPMPAAGAMLLRALNQRDGLEHVQVSILGSVKHNSFTGGAEELFDCAAQGRLDAFFLGGGQIDGQGNVNLVGTGDYPNNPVRWPGSFGSAYLYFLVPRVILFREEHSLRSLVERVDFVSAPGVTDETVYRRGGPHALLTNAALFSFDREAGRFRLESTHPGYGWRDIRGTTGFSYDNERCEVTTPLPDEATLTLIRGRIREELRECYPQFAGNMPGPN from the coding sequence ATGAGCGAGGCGTGCACCAGCCGCGAGTTGATGATCTACACGATCTCGCGGCTGCTGAAGGGCGTGCGGCATGTTGCAGTCGGCCAATCCTCGCCGATGCCGGCGGCGGGAGCGATGCTCTTGCGCGCGCTCAACCAGCGTGACGGGTTGGAGCACGTGCAGGTCTCGATCCTCGGGTCGGTCAAGCACAATTCCTTCACTGGCGGTGCCGAGGAGCTGTTCGATTGCGCTGCGCAGGGGCGCCTTGACGCCTTCTTTCTCGGCGGCGGCCAGATCGACGGTCAGGGCAACGTCAATCTCGTTGGCACCGGCGACTATCCGAACAATCCGGTCAGGTGGCCCGGCTCGTTCGGCTCCGCCTATCTGTACTTCCTGGTGCCGCGGGTCATTCTGTTCCGCGAAGAGCACAGCCTGCGATCCCTGGTGGAGCGCGTGGACTTCGTCTCCGCGCCTGGAGTTACCGACGAGACGGTCTATCGGCGAGGCGGCCCTCATGCCCTGCTGACCAATGCGGCGTTGTTTTCCTTCGACCGGGAAGCGGGACGTTTCCGCCTCGAGAGCACGCATCCGGGATATGGTTGGCGCGACATTCGAGGCACGACGGGATTCTCGTACGACAACGAGAGATGCGAGGTCACGACGCCGCTGCCGGACGAGGCGACGCTTACTTTGATCCGGGGGCGAATCCGCGAGGAACTGCGCGAGTGCTATCCGCAGTTCGCGGGCAATATGCCCGGTCCGAACTGA
- a CDS encoding CoA transferase subunit A, which translates to MTDFVTPREMAEMIPSGCKLGLAPDDYAAAPGLVRMLIDRGIRDLHVVCAPIGGMQVDMLIGAGAVATLETSAVSLGEAGGAPCFSRAVRDGSIRLRDATCPAVFAGLTAAEKGVPFMPIRGIIGSDVLEKRDDWKVTSNPFDDGEKIVVVSAIQPDVALFHAPEADRFGNVRLGRRRETMLLAHASKRAFVTVERISETSLLEDEKMAAGVLPAIYVSAVAQLKNGGWPTGLYAEYPRDGQEVEKYARAARSPEGFQAYMRGARSAA; encoded by the coding sequence ATGACAGACTTCGTAACGCCGCGAGAGATGGCGGAGATGATACCCTCGGGATGCAAGCTCGGCCTGGCGCCGGACGATTACGCCGCGGCACCAGGACTGGTTCGGATGCTGATCGATCGCGGCATTCGCGATCTCCATGTGGTCTGCGCACCGATCGGCGGCATGCAGGTCGACATGCTCATCGGCGCCGGCGCCGTGGCAACGCTGGAGACGAGCGCCGTCAGTCTCGGCGAAGCCGGCGGCGCGCCCTGCTTCAGCCGGGCTGTCCGCGACGGATCTATTCGCCTCCGTGATGCCACTTGTCCCGCGGTGTTCGCAGGGTTGACGGCCGCGGAGAAGGGCGTTCCGTTCATGCCGATCCGCGGCATCATCGGCAGCGACGTCCTGGAGAAGCGCGACGACTGGAAGGTGACGTCCAATCCGTTCGACGACGGCGAGAAGATCGTCGTGGTCTCGGCGATCCAGCCCGATGTCGCTTTGTTTCATGCGCCTGAAGCAGACAGGTTCGGCAATGTGCGGCTGGGCCGCCGGCGCGAAACGATGCTGCTGGCCCATGCGTCGAAGCGGGCTTTCGTGACCGTGGAGCGCATCTCCGAGACGTCGCTGCTCGAGGACGAGAAGATGGCCGCGGGCGTCCTGCCCGCGATCTATGTGAGCGCGGTGGCACAGCTGAAGAACGGTGGATGGCCCACCGGGCTTTACGCCGAATATCCCAGGGATGGACAGGAAGTCGAGAAATACGCGCGCGCGGCGCGCTCGCCGGAAGGGTTCCAGGCCTACATGCGGGGCGCGAGGAGCGCGGCATGA
- a CDS encoding peroxidase-related enzyme (This protein belongs to a clade of uncharacterized proteins related to peroxidases such as the alkylhydroperoxidase AhpD.) — protein sequence MTQALAISRFPVPDLADMPEDIRARIVAVQEKSGFIPNVFLVLAHRPDEFRAFFAYHDALMDKPGNTTKAEREMIVVATSNLNQCQYCVVAHGAILRIRAKDPLIADQVAVNYRKADITDRQKAMLDFAVRVSTEAYKVSESDFATLKSHGFTEDDIWDIAAISAFFGLSNRLANVTSMRPNPEFYNMGRG from the coding sequence ATGACCCAGGCACTTGCCATCAGCCGCTTCCCTGTCCCTGATCTGGCCGACATGCCAGAGGACATCCGCGCCCGCATCGTCGCCGTCCAGGAGAAGTCCGGCTTCATCCCGAACGTCTTTCTCGTGCTGGCGCACCGGCCGGACGAGTTTCGCGCATTTTTTGCCTATCACGACGCGCTCATGGACAAGCCCGGCAACACCACCAAGGCCGAGCGGGAAATGATCGTGGTTGCGACCAGCAACCTCAATCAATGCCAGTATTGCGTCGTCGCCCATGGCGCGATCCTGCGGATCCGCGCCAAGGATCCGCTGATCGCCGACCAGGTCGCGGTCAATTACCGCAAGGCGGATATCACCGACCGGCAGAAGGCGATGCTCGATTTCGCCGTGCGCGTTTCGACCGAGGCCTACAAGGTTTCCGAATCCGATTTCGCCACGCTGAAATCGCACGGGTTCACGGAAGACGACATCTGGGACATTGCCGCGATCTCGGCCTTCTTCGGTCTCTCCAACCGGCTTGCCAACGTCACCAGCATGCGTCCGAACCCGGAGTTCTACAACATGGGACGTGGTTGA
- a CDS encoding TetR/AcrR family transcriptional regulator, with protein MRTGVAILTEKGFSAVGVEEILDSADVPKGSFYHYFGSKEAFGLELIDAYAAYFARKLDRWFDDIERAPLDRLRDFIADARSGMARYGYRRGCLVGNLGQEMGALPEPFRKRLAAVFRDWEARTSRCLRAAQQAGDVPEGVDCDSLAQFFWIGWEGAVLRAKLERRPDALDVFARGFLAMIQAKERVIVPISIDEYRG; from the coding sequence TTGCGGACGGGCGTTGCTATACTGACCGAGAAGGGATTCAGCGCCGTCGGCGTCGAGGAGATCCTGGATTCCGCGGACGTGCCGAAAGGGTCGTTCTATCATTACTTCGGCAGCAAGGAGGCTTTTGGCCTCGAGCTGATCGATGCCTATGCCGCCTATTTCGCCCGCAAGCTGGATCGATGGTTCGACGACATAGAGCGGGCTCCGCTGGATCGCCTGCGCGATTTCATCGCAGACGCGCGGTCGGGCATGGCTCGCTACGGCTATCGACGTGGCTGTCTCGTCGGCAATCTCGGGCAAGAGATGGGGGCGCTGCCGGAGCCGTTCCGAAAGCGCCTCGCCGCCGTCTTCAGGGATTGGGAGGCGCGGACCTCACGCTGCCTCCGCGCGGCGCAGCAGGCGGGCGACGTCCCCGAAGGCGTCGATTGCGACAGCCTCGCGCAGTTCTTCTGGATCGGCTGGGAGGGCGCGGTGCTGCGGGCGAAGCTGGAAAGGCGCCCCGACGCGCTCGACGTCTTCGCGCGAGGATTTCTCGCCATGATCCAGGCGAAGGAACGCGTGATCGTACCGATTTCCATCGACGAGTACCGAGGATAA